DNA sequence from the Acidisarcina polymorpha genome:
CAAAAGCCATCCTTGAAACGAAGCGCTCCGAATCCGATATCAGCTTGATGACGTACGTCCTTCGATCGGTCGGAATAATCAGATCAGTCTCGAGTCCAGGCTCAACAGGCTTAACCACTAAAAGCGGAGTCGTATCCAAGCCGCCTCCCGACATCACAGGAGTAATTTCCCAGCGCCGTGTATCACCGAGCTGCGGAGGGCTCTGCAGGTGCTCTCCCGCCTGCAACTCCACCGCACAAACTCGCAGCGGGGCGCAGACCAAAACAGGCATGCCTTGTCCGAAAATATAGAGAACCCTCCCGTCGGAGCCTGCGGTCGCCGACGCCAACGTATTCTGCCAGTTCTCCGACACCACCGCGGCCTTCAACGCGGTTTCCGTCAACTCCGAGTGAGGCGGCTTCCATCCCAGGGGGACTGCGCTCCCCTTATCGTTAGCTCGCGCACCTGTTCCTTGGCTCGATGGAGGAGACGCCTTCACTAAAGGAGGCACCTGAAGCGGCGGTATAGGGGCAAGCGGAGCGCTCGCGTTTGGCTTTGCCGCCGTTGACCCTCCGGTTGCAGAGAGCGCCCCCACCGCGCTCTTGAGGGGATACTGTGATAACTCCTGCTTATGCTGTTGATCGAGACCAGGCGATGACGACGCCTGTCCCGCCGTCACCGCTATCTGCGCCGCCAAAAAGAATGTTCCGATCATCGCGACCCTCCGTTCGCATAGTTGTCGTGTCCGGTGCCAGCCGAGCTGCCCGCATTCGGACTCACCACTTCCCCTAGCGTGAGGTTTGTCACGTAGAGTCCCAATGGATTGACCAAGGCCTGACGCGCATCTGTCACTTCCTGCGTCACGACCGTCACAAACGCCCTAAATTTCCTGCTCGC
Encoded proteins:
- the trbG gene encoding P-type conjugative transfer protein TrbG is translated as MIGTFFLAAQIAVTAGQASSSPGLDQQHKQELSQYPLKSAVGALSATGGSTAAKPNASAPLAPIPPLQVPPLVKASPPSSQGTGARANDKGSAVPLGWKPPHSELTETALKAAVVSENWQNTLASATAGSDGRVLYIFGQGMPVLVCAPLRVCAVELQAGEHLQSPPQLGDTRRWEITPVMSGGGLDTTPLLVVKPVEPGLETDLIIPTDRRTYVIKLISDSERFVSRMAFEYPSDVKEKWASFQAQQDAAKHEAEILAEQEKAKQEAKDKAAGVVPLADNAIDNLYFDYKVSGDPAYAPERILDDGQHTYLIYPDDHRFRELPTLLMVVHGKTELLNFRVDGSRYIVDRLFDKALLVVGVGKKQAKVTITRGVPYRQGNGNDGAKRS